In Sphingomonas sp. JUb134, the sequence AACTCGAGAACAGCGGCATCGGGCGGCGCAACGCCCGCACGCGTCAGCACCGCCAGCGATTTGCGGGCAAGCGCTAGGTCTCCGCTCGCCAGCCCCTCGCGATACGCGCGGATTGCGACCACTTCGCTGCCGGGCCGGGCAGCGAGCGCAAGCGCGTAATAGCGTGCAGCCGCGTCCACCGCGCCGTCTGCATCCGCCGCACGTGCACGAACGTAGGCGGGCAGGTTCTCCTCGGCGGCGGCAGGCGATGCAACGGCTACACCCGCTGAAGCGACGGCGCTCAGCAGCAGGCGCTTACATGTTAGGATAGTTCGGTCCTCCCCCGCCCTCGGGCACCACCCAGTTGATGTTCTGGGTGGGATCCTTGATGTCGCAGGTTTTGCAGTGGACGCAGTTCTGGGCGTTGATCACGAAGCGCGGCTTGGCGCCCTCCGTCTCCACCACCTCGTAGACCCCCGCGGGACAATAACGCTGCGCCGGCTCGTCGAACATCGGCAGGTCGTAATCGATCGGAATGTCGGGATCGCGCAGCGTGAGGTGGACCGGCTGATCCTCCTCATGGTTGGTGTTCGACAGGAACACCGAGGAAAGACGGTCGAACGTCAGCTTCCCGTCCGGCTTCGGATAGGCGATCGGCTGGACCTGGTCCTTGCGCCAAAGGCTCTCGTGATCCGGATGGTGGCGCATCGTGAACGGCATGCGGATGCCCCAGTGCTCGGCCCACATGGTGATGCCGGAGAGCCCCGAGCCGACGAAGTCGCCGAACTTCTTGACCAGCGGCACCACGTTGCGGACCTTGCGCAGTTCCTCATAGACCCAGCTCGCCTCATAGGCGCGGGGATATGCGTCGAGCGTGTCGCCGGCGCGTTCGGCCACGATGGCGTCGAACGCGGCCTCGGCCGCGAGCATCGCGGTTTTCATCGCCGTGTGCGTGCCCTTGATCCGGGGCACGTTCACGAAGCCTGCGGAGCAGCCGATCAGGGCGCCGCCGGGGAAGACCAGCTTGGGTACGGATTGCCAGCCGCCGTCGTTGATCGCACGCGCGCCATAGGACACGCGCTTGCCGCCCTCCAGGATCTTGGCGATCTCCGGATGCGTCTTCCACCGCTGCATCTCGTGGAACGGCGAAAGATGGGGATTGGAATAGTTGAGCCAGGTGACGAGGCCAAGCGCCACCTGCCCGTTCGCCTGGTGATACAGAAAGCCGCCGCCGTTGGTGCCGCGGGTTTCTGACAGTGGCCAGCCTTGCGTGTGGATCACCCGTCCGGGCACATGCTTTTCGGGCGCAATGTCCCAAAGCTCCTTGATGCCGATGCCATAGACCTGCGGCTGCGCATCCTTCGCGAGGTCGAAGATGCGGATCAGCTCCTTGCTAAGGTGCCCACGGACGCCCTCTGCCAGGAAGGTATATTTGGCGTGGAGCTCCAATCCGGGCTGCCAGTCCGGCTTGCGGGTACCGTCGCGCGCAATGCCCATGTCGCCGGTCGCGACGCCCTTGACCGATCCATCGTCGTGGAACAGCACCTCGGCCGCGGCGAAGCCGGGGAAGATCTCGACGCCGAGACCCTCGGCCTGTTCCGCCAGCCAGCGGCACAGGCTGCCGAGCGAGCAGGTATAAGTCCCCTCGTTCGACATGAACGGCGGCAGCGCGAAGTGCGGCATTTCCGTCTTGCCCGTGGCGTTCAGGATCCAGTGATGGTTCTCCGTCACCGGCACCGCTGCGAGCGGGCAGCCCTGATCGCGCCATTCCGGCAAAAGCTCGTCCAGCGCGCGCGGATCGATCACCGCTCCCGAGAGGATGTGGGCGCCGACTTCGGACCCCTTCTCCAGCACGCAGACCGCGATCTCGCGACCGGCCTCGTTCGCCAGCTGCTTCAGCCGGATCGCAGCCGACAGACCTGCGGGGCCCGCGCCGACGATCACGACGTCATAGGGCATTGATTCCCGCTCGTTCATGCACTCCTACTCCCACGCTCGCTGCGGCACCGTGTCGTCGCGTACCTGCAACGTCTTGTCGGCAGCGGAATTCATTCAGATTGACCGCGGCGTCAACCCGGTGGCCTATATAGGGTGATGGGGGCGGATCAGCATCTCGATTGGCGAAATATCGCGGCAAGCACACTGGATTGGTGGCTTGAGGCGGGTGTCGACACGCTGGTCGAAGAACGGCCGCGCGATTGGTTGGTTCCTGACGCTCTGCCGGCACCTGCTCCACTTCCGCCGGCAGCACCGGCGGCAGCGCCGAACCCAGGCTATCCGGTCACCTATGAGGAATTCCTCGCCTACCGGATGGGGGATCAGGCACCCGACGCAAAATGGGCGCTGGCGCGCGTTGCGCCGAGCGGGGACCCAGCCACTGCGGCGCTGATGGTGCTGACCGACGTTCCCGAAGAGGCGGACGCCGCAGCCGGGCACCTGCTTGCTGGACCCGAAGGCCGCCTGCTCGACCGGATGCTGGCGGCGATCGGTTTGGCCCGCGAACAGACGCTGATCGCCTCCGTCTGCGTCGCCCGCCCACTTGCGGGGCGGGTGCCGCGTGCGAGCGCCACCGAACTTGAGGCGATGGCCCGGCACCTGGTGGGGATCGTCCGCCCCAGGCGGCTGTTGCTGCTCGGCCAGATCGCAAGTCGCGCCGTGCTCGGCCCGAAGGCTGGAGCGCACGGCGACTGTTCGGACATGCTCAGCGATGACAATTTGGCGTGCAAGGCGGTCGCCACCTACCACCCGCGGGTGCTGCTGGAGCGACCGATGTGCAAGGCGGAGGCCTGGCGCGACTTGCAGCTGTTGATCGAGGAAAACGACGCGTGAAAATCGCTCTTGCGGTAAGCGCCCTGTTGATGGCCGCTCCTCTGGCCGCGAACGCCAGCGATCTCGACGAGGGTCGCGTCCTTGCGCGGGGCAGCGCGAAACACGGCGCTCTCGAGGGCGTCCCTCGCCAATTGAGCAGCGAAGAGCGCACAGCCTATCGCTCGGTATTCGCAGCGATCCGGGATGCGCGCTGGGCCGATGCACAGCTTCAGCTCGATGCGCTCAAGCCGGGCCCGCTGCACGCCGTTGCCCGTGCCGAGCTCTATACCGCGCCCAATTCTCCCAAGGTCGCGCTTGAGCCTTTGCTTGCGCTTCTGGCGGAAGCGCCCGAACTCCCGGAGGCGCCGCAGCTCGCCCGTCTTGCACAGCTTCGCGGCGCGGCCTCCCTTCCCGCGCTGCCCAGCCAACAGCGCATGACCTGGTTCGATGGTGCGCCGACGCGCGTCCGGACGCGCGCGGTCCGCAGCGACCAGGTGGCCGCCGAACTCGCCATCGCCATGAAGCCGTTCGTCAAGCTCGACGATGGCCCTGCGGCCGAGGCGTTGCTCAATCAGCGCGCGAGCGAGCTCACGCCTGAGGCGCTGACGGAATGGCAGCAACGCGTCGCCTGGATCTATTTCGTGGCCGGGGACGACGGCAACGCCCGCCGGGTCGCGCGGCTCGCACAGAGAGGGCAAGGCGACTGGGCCGCGCAGGCGGACTGGACGCAGGGCCTCGCCGCATGGCGGCAAAAGGACTGCGCCGCGGCGCAAGTGGCGTTCGGCGACGTCGCCCGTCGTGCCACCGATACCGAGCTGCGCTCCGCCGGCCTCTATTGGGCGACCCGGGCGGACATCGCGTGCGGTCGTCCGGACCTGGTGCAGCCGCGCCTGCAAAGCGCCGCGCAATATGGCGAAACCTATTACGGTCTGCTCGCCCGCCAGGCGCTGGGCATGGTCGACCGCAAGTCGGCCCCCGAGCGCGTGACGGCGGACTGGCAGGCACTGGAACGGCGCCCGAACGTCCGCGTCGCGGCCGCCCTGTCCGAGATCGGCGAAGCGTCACTGGCCGACCAGGTTCTGCGGCACCAGGCCAGGATCGGCGATGCCAGCGACTATGCTGCGCTCACGCGCGTCGCGGGCAGCATGAACCTGCCGGCAACCCAGCTTTGGCTGTCGCACAATGCACCTGTCGGGGCGAAGCCCGTCCTGGAGGCCCGTTACCCGGCACCAGACTGGACGCCGGACGGCGGTTGGCGTGTGGACAAGGCACTGGTCTATGCCCACGCCTTGCAGGAGTCGAAGTTCAACCCGCAGGTGGTGAGCCCCGCGGGCGCCTTTGGCCTGATGCAGATCATGCCGGCAGCCGCGAGCGACTTCGGCCGTGCCAAGGGCGTGACGATCGATCGCTCCGCCCTCGCCCGTCCTTCGACCAACATCGAAGTGGGTCAAAGCTATCTGGAAAAGCTGCGCGACATGCAGGCGACCGGCGGGCTGCTGCCCAAGGTGATCGCCGCCTATAACGCCGGGCCGAGTCCGGTGCAGGCCTGGGACCTGCAGGCGCACGACGGCGGAGATCCGCTCCTCTACATCGAGTCGATCCCCTATTGGGAGACGCGCGGCTACGTCATGTCGGTGCTGCGCAACTACTGGATGTACGAAAAGCAGGAGGGGAAAACCTCCGCCAGCCGCTCGGCGCTCGCGCAGGGCATGTGGCCGAAGTTCCCCGGAGCCAAGGGCGGCGGTGCGGTGCGTCTCAGCAGCAACGGCCGCTCGTCAGTCGCCCATGCCAATTGATCCAGCGCGGGCGTTCGTTCCGGTCCGCATCGCTGTCCTCACGGTTTCCGACACACGGACGCTTGCGGAGGATCGGTCGGGCGATACCCTTGTTGCGCTGTTGAGCGAGGCGGGTCATGTGCTCGCCGATCGCGCGTTGCTTCCCGACGATGTTGCCGCGATCGTAGGACGGTTGCACGGATGGATCGACGACCCCGCAATCGATTGCATCCTGACGACCGGCGGCACAGGCGTGACCGGGCGCGACGTCACGCCCGAAGCCGTCGAGCGCGTCGCGGACAAGATGATCCCCGGTTTCGGCGAGCTCTTCCGCTGGCTGAGCTATGCGAAGATCGGCACGTCGACCGTCCAGTCGCGCGCCTGCGCCTGCGTCTCGCGGGGCACCTATGTGTTCGCCCTTCCCGGCTCCACCGGAGCCGTTCGCGACGGTTGGGAAGGCATTCTCGCCTCGCAACTGGATAGCCGCCACACGCCCTGCAATTTCGTCGAGTTGATGCCCCGCCTGCGCGAACGCTGATTGTCGCGGGGTTGATTCCGCGTTCTGGCTATGTTCTTTCTGCGTCATGGCTCGCACTGCCCGTGGCGCAACGATCAACAGCACCAGCACCCGCTTCAACCTGCCGGAGCGGGAGGTGGATGGCGACTGGCTGGATGCCCGCGAGGCGATCGACGGTGCGCCACCGCCGGTGCGTACCAGCGTGGGCCTGCTCACGCCCCGCACGATCATCAGCTACAACCGGTCGCCCGACATCGGCTTCGATCGCTCGGTGAACCCCTACAATGGCTGCGAACACGGCTGCATCTACTGCTTTGCGCGGCCGAGCCATGCCTTTCATGATCTGTCCCCGGGCATCGACTTCGAAACACGGCTGTTTGCCAAGCCGGATGCGCCTGCGCTGCTCCGGGCCGAGCTTTCGAAGCCCGGATACCAGGTCCGGCCGATCGCCTTCGGCACCAACACCGATCCCTATCAGCCGATCGAAGCCGAGTGGCGGATCGCTCGGGCATGCATCGAGGTGCTGTCCGAGTGCGACCATCCGCTGACCATCACCACCAAGTCCGACCGCGTGGTGCGAGACCTGGATCTCCTGGCGCCGATGGCGACGAAGGGCCTCGTCTCCGTCGCGATGTCGATCACGTCGCTCGATCCTGTGATCGCCCGCACCCTGGAGCCCCGCGCGCCGCACCCGCGCAAGCGGCTCGCCGCCGTGGCCGCCCTCACCGCAGCCGGAATTCCCTGCTCCGTCTCCGTAGCCCCGGTGATCCCCGCGATCACCGATGGAGAGCTGGAGCGTATCCTGGAACAGGCGGCGGCCGCGGGCGCATGCGGCGCCTTCTTCCTCCCCGTGCGCCTGCCCTGGGAGGTCGCCCCGCTGTTCCGCGCATGGCTCGACACGCATTTCCCAGACCGTGCCGAAAAGGTGATGGCGATCATCCGCTCCTTGCGCGAGGGGCGGGTCAACGATCCGAGCTTCTTCACGCGCATGCAGGGCTCGGGTCCCTGGGCCGAGTTGATGCGGACCCGGTTCCGCATCGCGATCCGCCGCTACGGACTGGAACGCGGGCGTGCGCCGCTGAACTGCGACCGGTTCCGCCGGCCAAGGGGACCGCAGGGCGATCTGTTCGAGTAAGCGGGCGATGAGGGAACCGCCGGGGGCTCCGCGCGCTCTCCACCCCGGAGACGCCATGACCCGTACCTACATTGCCGCGGCGGTCGCTACCGCCTTGATCGTGACGCCGACGCTTCCTGCCTCGGCACAGACAGCCCGCACCATCTCCCGGTCCGACAAGGCTCAGGGTGCGCAGGCCCATCCCCAGCTGCTGTCGGAGTTCGGCGGCGCCTATACAGGGCCTCAGGCGGCGTTCGTCGAACGGGTCGGCAAGCGGGTGGCCGTTCAGTCCGGGCTCTCGAACGCGCAGGGCGACTTCACGGTGACCCTGCTCGACTCGCCGGTCGAGAACGCGTTCGCGATCCCCGGTGGCTATGTCTATGTCACGCGCCAGTTGCTGGCGTTGATGAACAGCGAGGCGGAACTCGCTGCGGTGCTCGGCCACGAGGTCGGGCATGTCGCCGCACGCCATTCGAACAAGCGCAACACGCGGGCGACCCTGGGCGGGCTTCTGTCCGCGGGAGTAGGCTGGCTCACCGGAAGCGACGTTCTCGGGCGCATCGCCAGCACTGGGACGCAGCTCTACACCCTGGGGTTCAGCCGCTCGCAGGAATATGAGGCGGACGGCTTGGGGGTCCGCTACGCCACCGCCGCAGGCTATGACCCTTATGGTATGTCCGCGATGCTTCGCCAGCTGAACGATGACCAGACGCTCGCCGCGCGGATCGAGGGGCGGCAGGCCGATGCGGTGCCGACCTGGGCGAGCACCCATCCGAACGGCGAAGATCGTGTCGCCCGAGCCCGCCAGCTTGCGCAGCAGATGCGCGCCGCACCCGCTTCGAACGTTCAGGACACCGCGTTCCTGCGAATGCTCGATGGACTTCCCTATGACGACAATCCGGCACAGGGGATCATCGACGGCCAGACCTTCCGCCATCCGCAGCTGCGGCTGCAGTTTACCGCCCCGGCAGGCTACAAGATCGACAACGGCACCGATGCGGTGACAGTGGCGGGAACCGGTGGACAAGCGCAGTTCCGGGCCGCGGCCGCCACCAGCGACCTGCCCGGCTTCGTGCGAGCGCGCCTGGGGGAACTTGGCGCTCGGAATACGTCCGGTGTCGAACTGCGGACCAGTGAGGTGAACGGGCTTCAGACGGTGCAGGGCACCGTCTCCGCCACTAGCAACGGCCGTGCGGTGGATGCGACGGTCGTTGCGTATCGCTTTCCGTCGGCGACCTACTACTTCCTCGTGGTGACGCCCTCGGGCAATCGCCTGGGGTCCTTTGCGAGCATGGTGTCCAGCGTTGCGCAACTGTCGCCGCAGGCAGCCGCCGCGATCAAGGGGAAGCGGATCCGCATCGTGACGGTGAAAGCCGGCGACACCATCGACAGCCTCGCGCGCAAGATGGCCTATCCGAGCTACCAGCGGGAGCGGTTCGTGACCCTCAACGGTCTTGAGGACACGCCCACGCTCACGCCCGGCCGGCTGGTCAAGCTGGTGGTCGCCGGCTGAGCTTCAGGCGACGGCCGCCAGTCGCTTCGAATCCGCCGCGCGCAGATTGGCGGAGGTGATCCCCGGCAGGCGCTCGACATGGCTGGTGAGCTCCCCGTCGAGCAGATAGTCGCGCCCCAGCAGCAGATGCGCCGTGGTCTCGCCGGCTGCGGCGACTTCGGCCCAAACCTCGCCGCGCGCACCCCGATGCCCGGCCAACAGGGTCGCCAGCGCCGGGAGCGCCGTGGCGTCCTCGACCTTGAGTTCGAGGGTCAGTCGAACGCTGTTTGCCAGCGCCTCGAACGGCTTCACTGCCTTCACGGTCACGCGCGCGCTTTCGTCTCCGGGACGACGATCGAGTTCGAGCGTCATGAGCCCGCACCCGCCGAGCTTGCTGGCTTCCTCCAGCGCATCGGCGGCGGCATCCTCGAAGCAGGTGGCGATGCACTGGCCGCTCGCGTCCGACAGGGTCGCCATCATGTACCGTTTGCCGCGCGCGGACGTACGCCAGCGCGCATCCTCGACCAATGCGGCGACCGTAGCCCCCGAACGACCGCCCTCCGGCACCGGCGTGTCGGCGAGCGCCGCGATGCTGCGCGCGCCATGGACCTTCGCGAGATGCGCATAGCGGTCGAGCGGATGGGCAGAGAAGTAGAAGCCGAACGCCTCGCGCTCTGCCGAGATCGCCTGCGTCATCGACCAGTGCGCATCCGGCAGTCGGATCGCCGGCTCGGCCGCGCCGCCGCCGATGCCGAAGAGGCCGCCTTGGCCGCTCAGCTTGTTCTCCTGCGTCCGCGCCGCGACCCCCAGGACGATCTCGGCAGCGCCTGCCACCGCGGCACGATCGGGCACGATGCTGTCGAAGGCACCGGCGGAAGCGAGCGTTTCCAGCTGCCGCTTGTTGAGCAGCCGCGGGTCGGCGCGATGGGCGAAGTCGTCCAGCGTCTTGAAAGAACCGTTTGCGCGGCGCTCCTCGACCAGAAGCTCCATCGCCCGCTCGCCCACGCCTTTGAGCGCTGCGAGGGCATAGCGAACCGCCAGCCCGTCGCCGTGCGGCTGCACGTCGAACTCCGCCTCGCTCGCATTGAGGTCGGGCCCCAGGCAGACGATGCCAAGCCGCTTCATGTCGTCGACAAAGATGGCGAGCTTGTCGGTCTGCGCCATGTCGAAGCACATCGACGCGGCGAAGAACTCGTGCGGGTAATGCGCCTTCAGCCAAGCAGTCTGGTAGGCGAGCAGCGCATAGGCCGCCGCGTGCGATTTGTTGAAGCCATAGCCGGCGAACTTGTCGATCAAGTCGAACAGCTCGTTGGCCTTCGCCTCGGGGATGTTGTTCACCTTGGCGCAGCCCTCGACGAAGATCGAGCGCTGCGCGTCCATCTCCGCCTGCACCTTCTTGCCCATCGCGCGGCGCAGCATGTCGGCGCCGCCCAGGCTGTAGCCGGCCAGGATCTGAGCGGCCTGCATCACCTGTTCCTGATAGACGAAGATCCCGTAGGTCTCCTTCAGGATCGGCTCGAGCAGGTCGTGCGGATAGACGATTTCCTCGCGACCCGCCTTGCGCGCGCCGAAGCTGGGGATGTTGTCCATCGGACCCGGCCGATAGAGCGACACGAGCGCGATGATGTCGCCGAAGTTGGTCGGCCGCACGGCAGTCAGCGTGCGGCGCATGCCTTCCGATTCCAGCTGGAACACGCCGACCGTTTCACCGCGCTGGAGGAGTGCATAGACGCCCTCGTCATCCCAGGGCAGGCTGTCCAGGTCGACGGTGACCCCGCGCTTGGCGAGCAGCTGCACGCCCTTCTTCAGAACCGACAGCGTCTTCAGGCCGAGGAAGTCGAACTTCACCAGCCCCGCCCCCTCGACATATTTCATGTCGAACTGCGTGACCGGCATGTCGGAGCGGGGGTCGCGGTACAGCGGCACCAACTCGGCCAGCGGCCGGTCCCCGATCACCACGCCGGCGGCGTGGGTGGAGCTGTGGCGTGGCAGGCCCTCAAGCCGCATCGCGAGGTCGAGCAGGCGGCGGACATCGTCCTCCCGCTCATATTGGTGCGCAAGCTCGCTGACGCCGTTGATCGCGCGTTCGAGCGTCCACGGATCGGTCGGATGGTTCGGGACCAGCTTGGCGAGTCGATCGACCTGGCCATAGCTCATCTGCAGCACGCGGCCCGTGTCCTTCAACACCGCGCGCGCCTTCAGCTTACCGAAGGTGATGATCTGCGCCACCTGATCGCGGCCGTACTTGCCCTGGACGTAGCGGATCACCTCGCCACGCCGGGTTTCGCAGAAGTCGATGTCGAAGTCGGGCATCGACACGCGTTCCGGGTTGAGGAAGCGTTCGAACAGCAAGCCGAGCTTGATGGGATCGAGGTCGGTGATGGTGAGCGCCCAGGCGACGGCGGAGCCTGCGCCCGAACCACGGCCCGGGCCTACGGGAATGTCGTGGTCCTTGGCCCATTTGATGAAGTCGGCAACGATCAGGAAGTAGCCGGGGAAGCCCATCTGGATGATGATGCCGACCTCGAACTCCAGACGTTCGAAATACTCCGGGAAGCGCGCACGCAAGGCGGGTTCGTCGAGCTCCGTCCCTTCCCCGTCTTCCAGTTCCACGATCTTGCGAAGCCGCGCCACGAGCCCGGCGAAGGCGTCTTCGCGCAGCCGCGTCGCTTCGCCTTCGCGATCACCGGCAAGGCTGGGGAGGATCGGCTTGCGCTTCGGGGCAGCCACGGCGCAGCGCTGCGCCACCACCAGCGTGTTCGCGATCGCCTCCGGCAGGTCCTCGAACAGGGCCCGCATCGTGTCCGCCGGCTTCATCCAGAGATCGGGAGAACTCCGCTGGCGGTCCTCGCTCGCGACATAGCTGGAACTCGCGATGCAGAGCATCGCGTCGTGCGCCTCGTGGAAATCGGGATCGGCGAAGCAACAGGGGTTGGTGGCGACCAGCGGCAAGTTGCGGTCATACGCCAGATCGAGCAGCGCCGCCTCTGCGCGTTGCTCGATCTCCTCGTTCCGCCGGCACAGCTCCACATAGAGCCGGCCGGGGAACAGCGCCTCGAGCTTGTCCGCATAGGCAAAGGCCGCTGCCTCCTGCCCCTCCGAGAAGAGACGGGCGAGCGCCCCCTCGCCGCCCGCGGTCAACGCCAGCAGGCCATCAGTGCACCCTTCAAGCGCCGAGAGTGGCACATGCGCCGGGATCTCGACCGGGCGATCGAGATGCGCCTTCGACACCAGCGCGCAGAGGTTTTCGTAGCCGCGCATGTCCTGCGCATAGAGTGCCAGCCAGTCGAGCGGCGGCTCCACCCCCTCCGGCACCGGGCGCGCAACGCTGAGAAGGGTGCCGATGATCGGCTGCACGCCCTCGGCCTTGCAGGCGTCCGAGAACGCCATCGCCGCGTAGAGGCCGTTACGATCGCTCAGGGCAATCGCGGGAAACCCGAGCTTGGCAGCCTTCTTCGCGATCACCTTGGGATCGATCGCGCCTTCGAGCATGGTGAAGGAGGAAAAGGTGCGAAGTGGTACGAACCCGGAATGCGGCATGCCCGACGCCTAGCCCAGATCGCGTGATTCTTCCAGCGCGCCGACCGGTGGAACGTCCGCTACGACCCGCCGTTCTGGTCCGAACCGAACGGGAGTTGCGCGATGGCCGATTTTCGAACTTCCCCCCAGGATCCGTTTACCGCCTTTCCCGGGACAGGCGCCGGGTGGGGCTGGATCCTCCTCTATGGGATCGCCTCTGCCATTCTAGGGCTGCTCGCCTTCGCCTGGCCCTTCTCCGCCACCGTCGCGGTCACGATCGTGGTCGGAAGCTTCTTCCTGATCTCCGGCGTCCTCGCGATCATTGCAGGCTTCGCGGGGAGAGGACATGACGTCCGCGGCTATTCGATCGCCTACGGCATCCTTTCGGTCATCGTGGGCCTGATGCTGATGTTCCGGCCCGTGGCCGGCGCGATCTCCCTGACCCTGCTAGTCGCGATCTGGCTTGCGGTGCGCGGGCTGATGGAAATCCGCTGGGGCCTGAAGCTGCGCCGGCTCCGTGGGCTGATGCTGGTCCTCGGCGCGGTCAATCTGGTGCTGGCCATCCTGATCCTGGCGACCGTGCCGTTCTCGGCACTGACGCTGCCCGGCTACATCCTCGGCTTCAGCTTCCTGCTCGGCGGCATCACGGCGATCGCGAGCGCGATCAGCCACCGGGCGGGAGCACCCGCCTTCGACGTACCCCGCTGAACGATCAGGCGCCGAGCAGGCGCTCGATATCGGCGGCGATCGCCTCTGGCTTAGTGGTGGGAGCATAGCGCGCCACCACCTTGCCGGAGCGATCCACCAGGAACTTGGTGAAGTTCCACTTGATCGACTTGCTGCCAAGCAAGCCGGGAGCCTCGGCCGCAAGAGTGCGGAAAAGCGGTGCTGCATTCTCCCCGTTGACGTCAATCTTCGCGTACAAGGGGAAGGTGACATCATAGGTCAGCGAGCAGAAGCT encodes:
- a CDS encoding HdeD family acid-resistance protein; protein product: MADFRTSPQDPFTAFPGTGAGWGWILLYGIASAILGLLAFAWPFSATVAVTIVVGSFFLISGVLAIIAGFAGRGHDVRGYSIAYGILSVIVGLMLMFRPVAGAISLTLLVAIWLAVRGLMEIRWGLKLRRLRGLMLVLGAVNLVLAILILATVPFSALTLPGYILGFSFLLGGITAIASAISHRAGAPAFDVPR
- a CDS encoding glutathione peroxidase, whose protein sequence is MTTITDLPVTRSDGSVGTLVDHAGEVLLIVNVASKCGFTPQYEGLEALQRRYAHQGFSVLGFPCNQFGAQEPGDAAEIASFCSLTYDVTFPLYAKIDVNGENAAPLFRTLAAEAPGLLGSKSIKWNFTKFLVDRSGKVVARYAPTTKPEAIAADIERLLGA
- the dnaE gene encoding DNA polymerase III subunit alpha, with protein sequence MPHSGFVPLRTFSSFTMLEGAIDPKVIAKKAAKLGFPAIALSDRNGLYAAMAFSDACKAEGVQPIIGTLLSVARPVPEGVEPPLDWLALYAQDMRGYENLCALVSKAHLDRPVEIPAHVPLSALEGCTDGLLALTAGGEGALARLFSEGQEAAAFAYADKLEALFPGRLYVELCRRNEEIEQRAEAALLDLAYDRNLPLVATNPCCFADPDFHEAHDAMLCIASSSYVASEDRQRSSPDLWMKPADTMRALFEDLPEAIANTLVVAQRCAVAAPKRKPILPSLAGDREGEATRLREDAFAGLVARLRKIVELEDGEGTELDEPALRARFPEYFERLEFEVGIIIQMGFPGYFLIVADFIKWAKDHDIPVGPGRGSGAGSAVAWALTITDLDPIKLGLLFERFLNPERVSMPDFDIDFCETRRGEVIRYVQGKYGRDQVAQIITFGKLKARAVLKDTGRVLQMSYGQVDRLAKLVPNHPTDPWTLERAINGVSELAHQYEREDDVRRLLDLAMRLEGLPRHSSTHAAGVVIGDRPLAELVPLYRDPRSDMPVTQFDMKYVEGAGLVKFDFLGLKTLSVLKKGVQLLAKRGVTVDLDSLPWDDEGVYALLQRGETVGVFQLESEGMRRTLTAVRPTNFGDIIALVSLYRPGPMDNIPSFGARKAGREEIVYPHDLLEPILKETYGIFVYQEQVMQAAQILAGYSLGGADMLRRAMGKKVQAEMDAQRSIFVEGCAKVNNIPEAKANELFDLIDKFAGYGFNKSHAAAYALLAYQTAWLKAHYPHEFFAASMCFDMAQTDKLAIFVDDMKRLGIVCLGPDLNASEAEFDVQPHGDGLAVRYALAALKGVGERAMELLVEERRANGSFKTLDDFAHRADPRLLNKRQLETLASAGAFDSIVPDRAAVAGAAEIVLGVAARTQENKLSGQGGLFGIGGGAAEPAIRLPDAHWSMTQAISAEREAFGFYFSAHPLDRYAHLAKVHGARSIAALADTPVPEGGRSGATVAALVEDARWRTSARGKRYMMATLSDASGQCIATCFEDAAADALEEASKLGGCGLMTLELDRRPGDESARVTVKAVKPFEALANSVRLTLELKVEDATALPALATLLAGHRGARGEVWAEVAAAGETTAHLLLGRDYLLDGELTSHVERLPGITSANLRAADSKRLAAVA